From the Candidatus Omnitrophota bacterium genome, the window TGGCTGAAAGCTTCTGCAGGTCTTCAGGAGAGTTGATATTGCTAAAACATTTCATTTCTTCTCTCTCAACCGCCGCGTATCCACATTTACAGTTCTCTATAAGACGCCTCACCGAAAAATCCTCGCCGCCCAGCATTTCTCCCGCTTTTCCAAGGATCCTCTTTGAATACACTCCGCCGAGAGGTTCGATTCCGCGTGCGCCCCGTGGTATTACACAGTCATAATCACCGTCGGCCGCAGCGCTGATAATTTTTTTGATGACGCCGGCGTTCAGAAAAGGCATATCGCAGGCGGTGATAAATACCGCGTTTTTTGACGTATGACTCAATGCGCTGTGTATTCCTCCGAGCGGCCCTTTTCCCTTTATAACGTCGGTGATAATCACACACTCCTTCGCGTATTCCTTAAACTGTTCCGGCGTATTGGTTACAATTATTATCTCGTCAAAAAGTTCCTTCAGCACAGCTATAACGCGCCTGATAAGGGGAACCCCGTGCATATCGATAAACGCCTTGTCGAAGCCGTTCATCCTTGAGTTTTTCCCGCCGGCCAGTATTGCGCATGAGATATTGATATTTTTCATTTGCCGCCAGGAATAAAACACTCAGACATCTTGTGATCAGTGCCCTGTTTCTGATTTATCTTTTCCACTTTCCGCCTTTATTTTCTCTATTTTTACCGCGCAGACCTTATATTCCGGTATCTTTGATACGGGATCGAGAGCGGCGTTCGTCAGGACATTGGCGGCCGCCTCGCGGAAATGGAACGGAATGAATATGATTCCTTGTTTTGGCTGCGGGGAAACGCGGGCTCTCAATTTAATACTTCCTCTCCTTGAGGATACCCTGACCATATCCCCGGCCGTCAGTTTTAATTTTGCCGCGTCGTCAGGATGGATCTCGGCGTAATTTTCGGGCACAAACTTATCAAGGGCCTTCACTCTTCTCGTTTCGTTACCCGAATGGAAATGGTACAGGATTCTCCCCGTTGTGAGGATAAACGGGTATTTTTTGTCAGGAAGTTCCTTCGGCGGCATGAATTCCACTGCCGATAGAAGGCCTCGGCCATCCGGCCTTTTGAAGACCGCGTCTTTGTATAAGAATATTGTACCCTTGCTTTCCGCGTCAGGGCACGGCCACTGAAGAGAACCTTCGCTAAGTCTTGAATGCGTGATCCCGCCGTATGAAGGAGTAAGACTTGCTATCTCGTCGGTAATCTCTGATGTTTTTTTGTATTCCATGCCGTAACCCATGGCGGACGAGACTCGGCACACGATTTCCCAGTCGTATTTTGCTCCCTGCGGCGGGCTTTTCGCGGGGTTTAAAAGCTGGACGGTTCTGTCCGTGTTCGTAAATGTGCCGTCTTTCTCGTAAGCTGAGGCGGCCGGGAAAACAACGTCCGCGAGTTCCGCCGTCTCAGACATGAATATGGTCTGGATTGCCAGGAATTCAAGATTCTCAAAACCTTTTCTTGTATGGTTCAGGTCAGCTTCCGTCATCATCGGGTTTTCGCCCATTATATAGACCGCCTTAATGTTGCCCTTGAGAGATTCTTCCGCAAACTCCGATACAGGTATTCCGGGATCGGCTGATATTTCAGCGTTCCATGCCTTAGCGAATTTTTCCCTGACTTCCGGGTCCGCGACTTTCTGGTATCCGGGAAAGACATTGGGCAGGGCTCCCAGGTCGCAGGCTCCCTGCACATTTGCCTGACCCCGGAGAGGCATCACTCCCGCGCCGCGGCGGCCGATATTCCCTGTTATCATCGCAAGGTTCGCCACTGACAGGACATTGTCAACTCCGGTGCTGTGCTGGGTTATGCCCATGGTGAAAAATATCATCATGTTCTTTGCCCCGGCTATGATATCCGCCGCTTCCTCAATCTTCGCTCCATCAACTCCGGTGGTCTTACTGACGCTGTTAA encodes:
- a CDS encoding molybdenum cofactor guanylyltransferase; the protein is MKNINISCAILAGGKNSRMNGFDKAFIDMHGVPLIRRVIAVLKELFDEIIIVTNTPEQFKEYAKECVIITDVIKGKGPLGGIHSALSHTSKNAVFITACDMPFLNAGVIKKIISAAADGDYDCVIPRGARGIEPLGGVYSKRILGKAGEMLGGEDFSVRRLIENCKCGYAAVEREEMKCFSNINSPEDLQKLSANGN